Proteins from one Prosthecobacter sp. genomic window:
- a CDS encoding protease complex subunit PrcB family protein, which yields MIHSPLLPALAGLALLFASTPAAHAELPPAVYADLKTKSPEALTIQALEVKIEGAAITISAKVAAVERSSSGLKPGDTLQILYHSVKQTQPGPSEAIILEKGKSYRAYLGKNENDGSYGLGARGHSFEPASASEIPQWRGQYEGDAQFSTQLIKSQDRWSSFWERMRRPAPQALDEAHEMAIFIAVGERLTGGFKPQVVSAAERDGKLVIVYTDGPPSPETFVTQVITHPWVIAIVPKSALQVETKKQE from the coding sequence ATGATTCACTCACCTTTGCTCCCTGCGCTGGCAGGTCTCGCGCTGCTCTTTGCCAGCACTCCGGCGGCGCATGCCGAGCTGCCTCCCGCCGTGTATGCAGACTTGAAGACAAAAAGCCCCGAAGCGCTTACGATCCAGGCTCTGGAGGTCAAGATCGAGGGAGCCGCGATCACCATCAGCGCGAAGGTCGCAGCGGTTGAGCGTTCCAGTTCCGGTCTAAAGCCCGGGGACACGCTCCAGATCCTCTATCATTCCGTAAAGCAAACGCAGCCCGGACCCAGCGAGGCGATCATCCTGGAAAAAGGCAAAAGTTACCGCGCTTATCTGGGCAAGAACGAAAACGACGGCAGTTATGGTCTGGGGGCACGAGGGCACAGCTTTGAGCCGGCGTCTGCCAGTGAGATTCCTCAGTGGCGCGGGCAATACGAAGGCGATGCGCAGTTCTCGACACAGCTGATCAAGTCGCAGGACAGGTGGTCCAGCTTTTGGGAACGAATGCGACGTCCTGCGCCGCAAGCCCTGGATGAAGCGCACGAGATGGCGATTTTCATCGCCGTCGGCGAACGACTTACGGGCGGCTTCAAACCGCAGGTCGTCAGCGCAGCCGAACGCGACGGAAAGCTGGTGATCGTTTATACCGACGGCCCGCCTTCCCCTGAAACCTTCGTGACGCAGGTGATCACCCATCCCTGGGTCATCGCCATCGTGCCGAAATCAGCCCTGCAGGTGGAGACCAAGAAGCAGGAGTGA
- a CDS encoding MoxR family ATPase — MKEIHSALDTLARNISTVIIGKDDAIRLVLAALLSRGHVLLEDMPGVGKTMLARALARSVDCTFKRIQCTPDLLPVDVTGYVDPRTREFRQGPVFGHIVLADELNRATPRTQSALLEAMGEGQVSIEGETHQLPDPFMVIATQNPVEHRGVNDLPEAQLDRFQMLLSPGYPDEAEEKRILLARATTDPIQSLQPVMNAATLRGIMAKVPEVKLAESLIDYILALVRATRGDEALQIGASPRSGLQLMHLARAYALVQGRAYVIPDDIKLLAQHVLPHRVFPASTSQETLSTTAWKQEIVRRIIATVKVPGI, encoded by the coding sequence ATGAAAGAGATCCATTCGGCACTCGACACGCTCGCACGCAACATCTCCACGGTGATCATCGGCAAGGATGATGCCATCCGCCTTGTCCTCGCCGCCTTGCTCTCGCGTGGTCATGTGCTGCTCGAAGACATGCCCGGTGTGGGAAAAACGATGCTCGCACGCGCGCTCGCGCGTTCAGTGGACTGCACCTTCAAGCGCATCCAATGCACACCCGACCTGCTGCCGGTGGATGTCACGGGCTATGTCGATCCAAGGACGCGTGAGTTCCGTCAGGGGCCGGTGTTTGGCCACATCGTGCTGGCCGATGAGCTGAACCGCGCCACGCCGCGCACGCAAAGCGCGCTGCTGGAGGCCATGGGTGAGGGGCAGGTCAGCATCGAAGGCGAAACGCACCAGTTGCCCGATCCCTTCATGGTGATTGCCACGCAGAATCCCGTGGAGCATCGCGGCGTGAATGATCTTCCAGAAGCGCAGCTCGACCGCTTTCAGATGCTGCTCTCACCCGGTTATCCCGACGAAGCGGAGGAGAAGCGCATCCTGCTCGCACGCGCTACAACGGACCCGATTCAAAGCCTTCAGCCCGTCATGAACGCGGCGACGCTGCGCGGCATCATGGCCAAGGTGCCGGAGGTGAAGCTTGCGGAGTCGCTCATCGATTACATCCTGGCGCTGGTGCGTGCCACGCGTGGTGATGAGGCGTTGCAGATCGGTGCGAGTCCACGTTCCGGCCTGCAATTGATGCATCTGGCGCGGGCCTATGCGCTGGTGCAAGGGCGTGCCTATGTGATTCCCGACGACATCAAGCTGCTGGCGCAGCATGTGCTGCCTCATCGGGTGTTTCCTGCCAGCACGTCCCAGGAGACGCTCAGCACGACCGCCTGGAAGCAGGAAATCGTCAGGCGCATCATCGCGACGGTGAAGGTGCCCGGAATTTGA
- a CDS encoding DUF58 domain-containing protein, which produces MLKPTRNDATLDHTTAAWCVAALVVGIIVAQVSPHPDASKVVAVLLLLGAGWVAAATFLTHGAGDSLLCEVLRLPEDFHALGIVTLRLRLVNAHRRRPALFLQSHVRVRADGRMLPSPPFITPQLAPREAVELEWSITINMRGEHEIVDLRVRRCFPGSLVVCEQIFLLQHRMLALPAVYRLQDRAVQLLIGRRHAAGRQHASPAAMEDFIGVRSYRAGDNPRHIHLVTSLRMPEYPMELAVREFEDPTDDDVCLVLDTGIAEDEEDRELLLYRHEKSLSFSVALCRLLCGRKYRVRFRFLDADGKARDLRIQHPVRDLARLESLLARVKPISSRKAVQQLLGKQAGLGEAAVLFISLREIAEERRQPRLAVLSVTPDWQMSLVREVVDS; this is translated from the coding sequence ATGCTCAAGCCCACGCGAAATGACGCCACTCTCGATCACACCACCGCCGCGTGGTGTGTGGCGGCATTGGTGGTTGGAATCATCGTGGCACAGGTGTCTCCGCATCCCGATGCGTCGAAGGTCGTGGCGGTGCTGTTGCTGCTCGGAGCCGGCTGGGTGGCGGCGGCTACGTTTCTGACGCATGGAGCAGGTGATTCACTGCTGTGCGAGGTGCTGCGCCTGCCAGAGGATTTCCACGCGCTTGGCATCGTCACACTGCGCTTGCGTCTGGTGAACGCACATCGGCGACGCCCTGCGTTGTTTCTGCAATCTCATGTCCGCGTGCGTGCCGACGGCCGCATGTTGCCCTCACCGCCGTTCATTACGCCACAGCTCGCGCCGCGTGAGGCGGTGGAGCTGGAGTGGAGCATCACGATCAACATGCGTGGCGAGCATGAAATCGTGGACCTGCGCGTGCGCCGCTGCTTTCCGGGCAGCCTGGTGGTGTGCGAGCAGATTTTCCTGCTCCAACATCGCATGCTCGCGTTGCCTGCGGTTTACCGGCTGCAGGATCGTGCGGTGCAGTTGCTGATCGGCCGCCGTCATGCCGCCGGGCGACAACATGCCAGTCCGGCGGCGATGGAGGACTTCATTGGCGTGCGCTCCTATCGCGCGGGTGACAATCCGCGGCACATTCATCTCGTCACGTCGCTGCGCATGCCGGAGTATCCGATGGAACTCGCGGTGCGAGAGTTTGAAGATCCGACCGATGATGATGTGTGCCTCGTGCTCGACACCGGCATCGCCGAAGACGAGGAAGATCGTGAGCTGCTGCTCTACCGGCACGAGAAATCCCTGTCCTTCAGCGTGGCGCTGTGCCGTTTGTTGTGCGGACGCAAGTATAGGGTGCGGTTTCGTTTTCTGGATGCCGACGGGAAGGCCCGTGACCTGCGGATTCAACATCCCGTGCGCGATCTGGCCCGCCTGGAATCGTTGCTGGCACGTGTGAAGCCGATTTCATCGCGCAAAGCGGTCCAACAACTGCTGGGCAAACAGGCCGGACTCGGCGAGGCGGCGGTTTTGTTCATCAGCTTGCGTGAAATCGCGGAGGAAAGGCGCCAACCGCGTCTCGCGGTGCTGAGCGTGACGCCGGACTGGCAGATGTCACTCGTGCGGGAGGTGGTGG